Below is a window of Fuerstiella sp. DNA.
AGGTCCGTCTGCGTCTATGGATGCGGTGTACAGTTCCCGCCAGCGAGTGGAACCGTCATTCGGTACGAGGCGGGAGTGGGCACCTTTTTCGTAAAACGGGATCAGTCCTTTGTTGGCCGCGTTGAGCAGGAAATTGACTTCTTTGCCACTCGCAGTGAACATTCGCCGACCGTTGGCCCACGTTGTTTCCACAAGTCGTTCCGTCAGAGGACGTTCCGCAGGTTTTGGCACTCGCAGTTTGGCAACCTGGTCACGATCAATTTCATAACCAAGACCAGGACGATCGGGAACGGGTGAGTGGCCGTCTTTAAGCACGATAGGTTCGGTCAGCAGGTCGTGCTTAAAGAGCTGGTGGCAATTGACGGCCGGCCAGACTGCCTCTTTCAGCACACCGCCAAAATGCAGCGAGTGTGCTGCTGTCAGGCCCGCTCCGACAAGCTGCAGCCAAAACGGCATTCCGACCTGTTCACAAAAACGCCCTGTGCCAACCACTCCCGTGGCTCCACCACCTACGACAAAGCCATCGCAGCAACCCGACTGAACGACAGTCTTTGGCCGCGGACTGCCGAAGTGCATGGCAATGTTGACAGGTGTTGCATCTGCAATCCTTCGGTTTCCTTCCACGTCACCCTGTGGAATAGGAGTTTCGAAAATATCAACTTGAGGGTATGCCTCCATTTTTTTAAGGATTGGTATTGCCTGTTCTGCGGTTCGCAGACTGCTGTTGAAGTCCATGTCGATTTTGAACTCGGGAGGAACCACACTCGTTGCGGCGTCCAGCTGTTCGAAAAGATCAAACCACGGACGTCCTTTGGTTTTGTACGACATGTAACCAAGACGCAGGGCTTCAGCACAGTCCAGTGCCATGTCAGCAGCGGATGTATCAATATTCCACCATGACAGTGGTGTCGTGTTGTGGACCTTTGGGCCCAGCAGTGAGTGAACCGGGACTCCGGCGGTGCGTCCCACGGCGTCGAACAGCGCCATTTGCAGGCCGGCGCCCATTCCATCATCCCACATCAGATCAACGGCATTTCGACCGACTGCGTCGTTAACAGCATCATCTGATGTAGCGTTCCATGTGTAGAACAACATGGTTTCGCCGCTTCCGGTGACACCGGAACGCAGTGTCACATCGCAAATTTCGATATAACGCCAGTGTGGTAACTCACGACTCATCGCACGATAAGGGACTGGCCGGTATTCCAGACGCACAGTGGAACGCTCAATACTGACGACCTCAAAATGTTTTGCACTCGCAACAGTGCCTTCGGCCTGCAGAACAGAATGACTGTATCCTGCCAGTCCGAAATACGCGGATTGTTTAAGGAACTGTCGACGGTTGAATGACATAGTAATCCTCAGAAGAATACGACCGTAAAGGCGGTCAGTAATGCTGTTCACCAGCATAGTCACTCTTTGAGGAAAGCACGAGCATCCCTGAGGTATTGAGGGAAGTGGTTTCTACTTTCTCTCCCGATGAGCAGCAGTATGATTACAGGGAAAGGCTGAGCCGGTTAAACCGTTCGATGGTATGGTGAGCCTTACTGTTGCTGCTGCCAGGTCCGTGTGCCGGCGTGCAGACACACCACCAACTCGAGAGAAACGCGGGTTCGGTTGCGGGGAATGTCTTAACGAGTCCTGTGACTGGAACCGGCGTCAGTTGTTTCTGTGTCGCGGGGAGTCAGGAAGACACGAACACAATCAGCGTTACGCCGGAGTTGTCATTCGGTGTGGTAGCCTCGCCACATCCAGACAAGCGTGTCGGCCAGCGTGTGTTCGAAAACACGGCGATCGCAGTGGCGGGAGTTGCGGCTGAACACGTAGCGATAATCATAGCCTCTGGCTTTGAGTGCGTCCGCGGTGCGCTGGTTTGCCATCACCCAGTTGTGATAAGTGTTTTCGGGATCGGTTGCACGAAGGTCATGTTCTGCAACATGTGTAAAGATCCGAAGCGGTTTTTTCTCACTCGTTTCAATGAGCTTCATTCCGGAATGATATTCCCACGCTCCCAGAGGGTATGTGGCTTCTTCGGGGGCATCATCGTCCTGCTGATCCACGAATGTTCCGGAGTATGTGATCAAACGACGAAACAGATCGGGGCGGAACCAGCCCATTGTGAGCGTGGCTGCTCCGCCGGAACTGCACCCCATGGCTGCCCGGCCCCAGGGATTATCAGTAAATGCGATCTTCGGATAGACGGCCCTGATTTCCGCGTTGTTCAGCACGGCTGGCAGTACCTCGTCATTGATGAATCTGGCAAAACGATCGGACATTGTGTCGTATTCCAGTCCGCGTTGACTGCCTTTGCTGTCGTCACCTCCGTTTTGCACGGAAATCGTAATGAATGCGGGCAGTCTGCGTTTTGGATTCTTCGAGATCGTCAAATTGTCCAGGGCATGCTGTACCAGATCGAGACGGTTCGGACCGTCATGCATCACAAGAATGGGTGCTTCCGTACCGTCCTGATACGCAGCAGGGACATAGACGAAAATCTTTCTCGCCACCCGCACGGGCTTCGTGGTGTCCAGCGTCGTGTCGTCTCCGCGAAAGATATTGCTTTCGGCCAGCGGCATCAAAAACTCAAAACTCTTTCCTTTAGGATTTCCGCAGTCTGCCAGATCAGGATCGATCTGATAATCAGGACCGACGATCAGATTCCCGTTGCCCTCAGTACCTGGATTCTCAGAGTAATCGTTGGCAAAGGTGACGCACGAAAAAATGAGACAGACGGTCACAACTCTTGAGATGAACGACAGGACGCTGCCGTCGATCTGAGGAATTCGAAGGATTACCAATGGACATGTCCTCAATCAGGCAAGAATTTCTCTGACAACTCTGGCTTCATCGTTTTCCACCAGCCGCACCTCGCGGGGGCCGACACGGAACCTGAGATCCTGGTGTTTGAGCCCAAACTGGTGGAGCACAGTTGTCAGCCAGTCGTAATGATGAACGATTCCTTCCACAGCGTAGTGGGAGAATTCATCCGTTGCGCCATGGATATGGCCCTGTTTGAAACCACCGCCGGCGACCCACTGACTAAAACCGTATGTGTTGTGATCACGCCCCACAGTGCTGCGTTTGCTCAGTCCGTCCCGGAACTGAATAAGCGGCAAACGTCCCATTTCACCACCCCAGTGGACAATGGTGCTATCCAGCAGACCTCGTTGTTTCAGGTCGCGTACGAGCGCTGCTGCCGGTTTATCGACTTCGCCACAGCGGGCCGGAAGCTCTGTGAGAATTGAGCCGTGATGGTCCCAGTGCTGGCCCCTGCAAAACAGCTGTATGAAACGTACCCCTCGCTCGACGAGGCGTCTTGCAATCAGGCATCGAGTGCCGTAGTCAGAAGTGAGTTCCTCGTCTATTCCATACATGCTTTGAGTTGCCTTGGATTCCTGAGACAAATCAAAGGCGTCCTGCGCAGCCAGTTGCATCCGAGCCGCCAGTTGATAGCTGGATATTCGAGCTTGCAGGTCATTCTCACCGGGATGAGTCATCAGATGCTGCCGGTTGAACTGATCCAGCAGGGCCAGTTGATTTTGCTGAACGGTTCCTCGCAGATGCGGGGGGCCCTGAAGATTGAATATTCTTGGTTCCGTCGGACGAACAAGCGTTCCCTGGTAGATGGAGGGCAGTTTGCCGTTCGTCCAGTGCTCAGTCCCCATCAATGGCATGCCACGTCTGTCAGTCA
It encodes the following:
- a CDS encoding mandelate racemase/muconate lactonizing enzyme family protein, with translation MLVNSITDRLYGRILLRITMSFNRRQFLKQSAYFGLAGYSHSVLQAEGTVASAKHFEVVSIERSTVRLEYRPVPYRAMSRELPHWRYIEICDVTLRSGVTGSGETMLFYTWNATSDDAVNDAVGRNAVDLMWDDGMGAGLQMALFDAVGRTAGVPVHSLLGPKVHNTTPLSWWNIDTSAADMALDCAEALRLGYMSYKTKGRPWFDLFEQLDAATSVVPPEFKIDMDFNSSLRTAEQAIPILKKMEAYPQVDIFETPIPQGDVEGNRRIADATPVNIAMHFGSPRPKTVVQSGCCDGFVVGGGATGVVGTGRFCEQVGMPFWLQLVGAGLTAAHSLHFGGVLKEAVWPAVNCHQLFKHDLLTEPIVLKDGHSPVPDRPGLGYEIDRDQVAKLRVPKPAERPLTERLVETTWANGRRMFTASGKEVNFLLNAANKGLIPFYEKGAHSRLVPNDGSTRWRELYTASIDADGPVER
- a CDS encoding alpha/beta hydrolase-fold protein, whose product is MVILRIPQIDGSVLSFISRVVTVCLIFSCVTFANDYSENPGTEGNGNLIVGPDYQIDPDLADCGNPKGKSFEFLMPLAESNIFRGDDTTLDTTKPVRVARKIFVYVPAAYQDGTEAPILVMHDGPNRLDLVQHALDNLTISKNPKRRLPAFITISVQNGGDDSKGSQRGLEYDTMSDRFARFINDEVLPAVLNNAEIRAVYPKIAFTDNPWGRAAMGCSSGGAATLTMGWFRPDLFRRLITYSGTFVDQQDDDAPEEATYPLGAWEYHSGMKLIETSEKKPLRIFTHVAEHDLRATDPENTYHNWVMANQRTADALKARGYDYRYVFSRNSRHCDRRVFEHTLADTLVWMWRGYHTE
- a CDS encoding DUF1501 domain-containing protein; the encoded protein is MTENRICSRRHLLHTSAFGLSSVASAMLLKQDGLFASESAEPIKPELEQKTYDLLPKQPEHSAPAQAMISIFMLGGPSQIDLFDPKPELVKHHGTTFPGDVKFDNPAQASREIMKPIWRFRPHGECGMEISELLPHLGEIADDITLMRSMHTGVNNHVPSNYAMNTGDDKSGRAVLGSWLLHELGSETQDLPAFVALTDRRGMPLMGTEHWTNGKLPSIYQGTLVRPTEPRIFNLQGPPHLRGTVQQNQLALLDQFNRQHLMTHPGENDLQARISSYQLAARMQLAAQDAFDLSQESKATQSMYGIDEELTSDYGTRCLIARRLVERGVRFIQLFCRGQHWDHHGSILTELPARCGEVDKPAAALVRDLKQRGLLDSTIVHWGGEMGRLPLIQFRDGLSKRSTVGRDHNTYGFSQWVAGGGFKQGHIHGATDEFSHYAVEGIVHHYDWLTTVLHQFGLKHQDLRFRVGPREVRLVENDEARVVREILA